From Pontibacter actiniarum, a single genomic window includes:
- a CDS encoding YqgE/AlgH family protein, translating into MTDKKVIKPQNGSILISEPYLGDPNFERSVILLCSHEEEEGSFGLVLNRASNLNLSDVLDVFDDDFDMNLGIGGPVQYNTLHYIHRLPDLPQAVKLGEDVYWGGDFETLRTMIDTGVVKKDDIRFFLGYSGWTPGQLQEEIDKNVWIVNNNAANKLFNLDVETLWRSILREMGGKFKVLSNYPEDPRLN; encoded by the coding sequence ATGACGGACAAAAAGGTGATAAAGCCCCAAAACGGCAGCATACTTATTTCGGAGCCATACCTGGGCGACCCAAACTTTGAGCGCAGTGTGATCCTGCTATGCAGCCACGAAGAAGAGGAAGGTTCTTTCGGCCTGGTGCTGAACCGCGCCTCCAACCTGAACCTGTCTGACGTGCTGGATGTGTTTGATGACGACTTTGACATGAACCTGGGCATAGGCGGGCCGGTACAGTACAACACGCTGCACTACATCCACCGCCTGCCGGACCTGCCGCAGGCCGTAAAGCTGGGCGAGGACGTGTATTGGGGCGGCGATTTCGAAACGCTGCGCACCATGATCGACACCGGCGTGGTGAAAAAGGACGATATCCGCTTCTTCCTGGGTTACTCTGGCTGGACACCCGGCCAGCTGCAGGAGGAGATCGACAAAAATGTTTGGATTGTAAACAACAATGCTGCGAATAAATTATTTAATTTGGACGTAGAAACCCTCTGGCGCAGCATTCTGCGCGAAATGGGAGGTAAGTTTAAGGTGCTGAGCAATTACCCAGAAGACCCACGCCTGAACTGA
- the pdxH gene encoding pyridoxamine 5'-phosphate oxidase has product MALTHNIADIRINYTKQALTEASVLQDPVQQFQVWLQEALESEVHEPTALVLSTVGGGKPSARVVLLKGVDEQGFIFFTNYESRKGHDLAENPYASLTFFWPELERQVRVEGKVEKVAPALSDSYFHSRPKGSQIGAWASPQSRVIEAREVLEQREQQYSSQFAREEQVPRPAHWGGYRLLPHYLEFWQGRPSRLHDRIVYEREGGNWQVKRLAP; this is encoded by the coding sequence ATGGCCTTAACACATAACATTGCCGATATCCGGATCAACTATACAAAGCAGGCCCTGACGGAGGCTTCCGTGCTGCAGGACCCGGTGCAGCAGTTCCAGGTGTGGCTGCAGGAAGCCCTGGAGTCGGAGGTGCACGAACCGACGGCCCTGGTGCTCTCCACCGTGGGCGGCGGCAAACCCTCTGCCCGCGTGGTGCTCCTGAAGGGGGTGGATGAGCAGGGATTCATCTTTTTTACGAACTATGAGAGCCGGAAAGGCCACGATCTGGCTGAGAACCCTTACGCCTCGCTTACGTTTTTCTGGCCGGAGCTGGAGCGGCAGGTGCGGGTGGAAGGTAAGGTAGAAAAAGTGGCCCCTGCCCTGTCAGACAGCTACTTTCACAGTCGCCCGAAAGGCAGCCAGATCGGAGCCTGGGCCTCGCCGCAGAGCCGGGTAATTGAGGCGCGCGAGGTGCTGGAGCAGCGGGAGCAGCAATACAGCAGCCAGTTTGCCCGGGAGGAGCAGGTGCCCCGCCCGGCGCACTGGGGAGGGTACCGCCTGCTGCCGCACTACCTGGAGTTTTGGCAGGGCCGCCCAAGCCGCCTGCACGACCGCATCGTGTACGAGCGGGAAGGCGGGAACTGGCAGGTCAAGCGCCTGGCTCCCTGA
- a CDS encoding DUF1015 domain-containing protein, producing the protein MAEILPLRAWRYNNTLNENIEQLTSPLFDVVSDKQREALYRNPNNSIHLSVPRGEHPAESAAELLQAWKEQGVLLQDQMPGIYVYYQYFRLPGNDKEFVRKGFICNIKAYDWHERVLLRHENTIPSAVNDRIELLEKTLLSSSPTHGLYTDTDFVLEPYMDESIRTPIYETEDYQGVRDVLAVIHDHEVIKLFLQTLADKQILLADGHHRYGGALAYRRKMMAQNPHHTGYEAYNYHLMYLTNSEHDDLRILPTHRLLKSLPVSDEEFLEGLQAYFTVTPKEDPYELNEVIVGKPWAFGLYLNGNAYKLRLKPEVHPTIDWNFPEEVKQLDLTVMHYFIFEKILGIYRQEQRDYKGLSYERNFTACIRKVDQGEAHLALITNEVSMEQVKRVCNSGAIMPQKSTFFYPKVICGFLFSSIKEDEFTTAATACL; encoded by the coding sequence ATGGCTGAGATATTACCTTTGCGCGCCTGGCGCTACAACAATACGTTAAACGAAAACATTGAGCAGCTAACCTCCCCGCTCTTCGACGTGGTGTCGGACAAGCAGCGGGAGGCGCTGTACCGCAACCCCAACAACAGCATTCACCTGTCGGTGCCCAGGGGCGAGCACCCTGCCGAGAGTGCCGCAGAGCTGCTGCAGGCCTGGAAAGAGCAAGGGGTGCTGCTGCAGGACCAAATGCCGGGTATTTACGTGTACTACCAGTACTTCCGGCTGCCGGGCAACGACAAGGAGTTTGTGCGCAAAGGCTTTATCTGCAACATAAAGGCTTATGACTGGCACGAACGCGTGCTGTTGCGCCACGAGAACACCATCCCCAGCGCAGTGAACGACCGCATCGAGCTGCTGGAGAAAACGCTGCTGAGCTCCAGCCCCACCCATGGCCTCTATACCGATACGGACTTCGTGCTGGAGCCTTACATGGACGAAAGCATCCGGACACCGATCTATGAAACGGAGGATTACCAGGGCGTGCGCGATGTATTGGCCGTGATCCACGACCACGAGGTAATCAAGCTGTTTCTGCAGACGCTCGCCGATAAGCAGATCCTGCTAGCCGACGGCCACCACCGCTACGGCGGGGCGTTGGCGTATCGCCGCAAGATGATGGCCCAGAACCCGCACCACACCGGGTATGAGGCCTACAACTATCACCTGATGTACCTCACCAACTCTGAGCACGATGACCTGCGCATCCTGCCGACGCACCGCCTGCTCAAGAGCCTGCCGGTGTCGGACGAGGAGTTCCTGGAGGGGCTGCAGGCGTACTTCACGGTCACGCCAAAGGAAGACCCGTACGAGCTGAACGAGGTTATTGTGGGCAAGCCCTGGGCCTTTGGGCTCTATTTGAACGGCAACGCCTATAAGCTGCGCCTGAAACCAGAGGTGCACCCCACCATCGACTGGAATTTTCCGGAGGAGGTGAAGCAGTTGGACCTGACGGTGATGCACTACTTTATATTTGAAAAGATACTGGGGATCTACCGCCAGGAGCAGCGCGACTACAAGGGCCTCAGCTATGAGCGCAACTTTACGGCCTGCATCCGAAAAGTAGATCAGGGAGAGGCGCACCTGGCCCTGATCACCAACGAGGTGTCGATGGAGCAGGTGAAGCGCGTGTGCAACAGCGGTGCCATCATGCCTCAGAAATCAACCTTTTTCTACCCGAAAGTTATCTGTGGATTTTTATTTAGCTCCATCAAAGAAGATGAATTTACAACGGCCGCTACTGCTTGCCTCTAA
- a CDS encoding Maf family nucleotide pyrophosphatase yields the protein MNLQRPLLLASNSPRRKELLASLGLRYEVLVKEVHEDFPAHLKREEVATYLASHKADAYTSDITDQALITADTIVCLGERVLNKPADYAEAQAMLQALSGNTHEVITGVCILTREGKTVFHDSTKVYFKPLTAAEIDHYITHYKPYDKAGAYGIQEWIGMIGIDHIEGSYFNVMGLPVQKLYLKLVELGILSL from the coding sequence ATGAATTTACAACGGCCGCTACTGCTTGCCTCTAACTCCCCGCGCCGCAAAGAACTGCTGGCCAGCCTGGGCCTCCGGTACGAGGTGCTGGTAAAGGAGGTGCACGAGGATTTTCCGGCGCACCTGAAGCGCGAGGAAGTGGCTACGTACCTGGCTTCGCATAAAGCCGATGCGTATACTTCGGACATCACGGATCAGGCGCTGATTACGGCGGATACCATTGTGTGCCTGGGCGAGCGCGTGCTGAACAAGCCCGCCGACTATGCAGAGGCGCAGGCGATGCTGCAGGCGCTGTCGGGCAACACCCACGAAGTTATTACAGGGGTCTGCATTCTGACCCGCGAAGGCAAAACCGTTTTCCACGACAGCACCAAAGTGTACTTCAAACCGCTTACTGCCGCCGAAATAGATCACTACATCACGCACTACAAACCTTACGACAAAGCGGGCGCTTACGGCATTCAGGAGTGGATCGGCATGATCGGCATCGACCACATCGAGGGGTCCTACTTTAACGTGATGGGGCTGCCGGTGCAAAAGCTGTACCTCAAGCTGGTAGAGTTGGGTATACTTTCACTTTAA